The window TCTGCCGCGTATATTTCTGTTGAGTAGTTTTACTATATCCAAAAGCTGGACCACCCTTTGGTAGCGTTCTTTATTGTCAATTACCTGCGGTGGTTTTTCGTTTTCATCAACCCCTACCCTTGATAAATCAATAGTAATTGTGTAAGTATAAAAAGAGGTGTGATGCTCAATATTAGCAATATTTGCGTTTTCTCCTATTCTATCAGCAAGACCTTTATTGGTCAAAAACTCTAAATCGCTTTTATAGGGCTCAAGCGAAATTGCATGTGAAAGTCTTACAACTGCTGGTCTTGAAATGCTTCTCTGTGTTTGATTTTCAGCACTTTCATTATTTTCCTCACCCTTCTTCTTTTTGGTAGATTTCTTAGTTTTCATGTACCCAAACAAATCCATCTCAACCGAATCCTTTATAGAAACATCACTTCTAAACTGCACTGTCCCTTGGGTTTTGTCAACAGTTTGTAAGTTCCATCCATACCATTCATGACCTAATCTGACTATATCATATCTCAAGCACTGCCTTGAAGCAAAAGTATATACAGTACCATCTCCTCTTGTAAATTTTTTGAGCTCTGAAAAATTTGCAAAACCTTCTCCATAATTTAAACTGCTTGCTTTAAAGACTATCGTTGACGTAAAACCTTTTGTGTTATTCATCGCTCACTTCCTCCTCATTTATCTTTTCTTGGATTTTGCCCTCTTTAGAGATCAAGCCTGC is drawn from Caldicellulosiruptor naganoensis and contains these coding sequences:
- the cas7i gene encoding type I-B CRISPR-associated protein Cas7/Cst2/DevR translates to MNNTKGFTSTIVFKASSLNYGEGFANFSELKKFTRGDGTVYTFASRQCLRYDIVRLGHEWYGWNLQTVDKTQGTVQFRSDVSIKDSVEMDLFGYMKTKKSTKKKKGEENNESAENQTQRSISRPAVVRLSHAISLEPYKSDLEFLTNKGLADRIGENANIANIEHHTSFYTYTITIDLSRVGVDENEKPPQVIDNKERYQRVVQLLDIVKLLNRNIRGRLENLSPLFIIGGVYDIVHPFFLSRIKLNAQKGKYYLDKRPIEEMLNLKLPQGKVVRENTLIGAVAGTFENIDEFDTLVPNGILSIEEYFDIIKKKIKEFYEVD